In Streptomyces capitiformicae, one genomic interval encodes:
- a CDS encoding nitroreductase/quinone reductase family protein, with amino-acid sequence MPRAADGPDLKQRLVTTFQRCVANPVLRRVPLHTLLETTGRKSGLPRRTPLGGRRVGDSFWLVSEFGEKSQYVRNIRADPRVRVRIRGRWHEGTAHVLPDDDPIARLRTLPRMNSAGVRALGSRSGLLTIRVDLRTRD; translated from the coding sequence ATGCCCCGCGCCGCAGACGGTCCGGACCTCAAACAGCGTCTCGTCACCACCTTCCAACGCTGCGTCGCGAACCCGGTGCTCCGCCGCGTACCGCTCCACACGCTCCTGGAGACCACGGGCCGCAAGTCCGGCCTGCCGCGCCGGACCCCGCTGGGCGGGCGCCGGGTCGGTGACTCCTTCTGGCTGGTCTCGGAGTTCGGCGAGAAGTCCCAGTACGTACGGAACATCCGGGCCGACCCGAGAGTCCGCGTCCGTATCCGGGGCCGCTGGCACGAGGGAACGGCACATGTACTGCCGGACGACGACCCGATCGCCCGCCTGCGCACCCTGCCCAGGATGAACAGCGCGGGGGTACGGGCGCTGGGGTCGAGGTCGGGGTTGCTGACGATCCGGGTGGACCTACGGACAAGGGACTGA
- a CDS encoding aldehyde dehydrogenase family protein — MSGAARAQRLFIGGSWVEPDGGYYEVTDPATETVVGLAPEASREQVHAAAAAAREAFGPWSRTRPEERAAVLAKAADLIRRHLVPYAELAQAETGATTGTARGMQVGIGAARFQRYARVEPTEEPIAPQINEAGPFGRAAVMGALAIRQPVGVVTCITSYNNPWANPAGKIAPALAMGNTVVVKPAPQDPLSVYRMAEALEAAGVPPGVVNVVSGSGVEAGEAAVDSADVDMVSFTGSTAVGRRIAEVCGRGMKRQLMELGGKGAAIVFDDADLTSAVAAIGTTFSFYSGQICTAPTRVIAQRGVYDELVTQLAEYARRLPVGDPRERGTVVGPVISSAHRDRVESYVELGRKEGARLVTGGERPPLDHGFYVTPTLLADCTPDMRVVREEIFGPVVVALPFDDEDEAVTLANATDYGLIDYVWSGDVSRAFRVARRLRTGGVGVNTVGRNMEAPFGGFKKSGVGRDVGSYALHAYSEVQAIVWPG, encoded by the coding sequence GTGAGTGGGGCGGCGCGGGCGCAGCGGCTGTTCATCGGCGGCTCCTGGGTGGAGCCCGACGGTGGGTACTACGAGGTGACCGATCCGGCGACCGAGACGGTCGTCGGACTGGCCCCGGAGGCCTCGCGGGAGCAGGTGCACGCGGCCGCCGCCGCGGCCCGCGAGGCCTTCGGGCCGTGGTCACGGACCCGACCGGAGGAACGGGCGGCCGTACTGGCGAAGGCCGCCGACCTGATACGACGCCACCTCGTCCCGTACGCCGAACTCGCCCAGGCCGAGACCGGGGCCACGACCGGGACGGCGCGCGGGATGCAGGTGGGGATCGGCGCGGCCCGTTTCCAGCGGTACGCGCGCGTGGAGCCGACGGAGGAGCCGATCGCTCCCCAGATCAACGAGGCGGGCCCGTTCGGCAGGGCGGCGGTGATGGGCGCCCTGGCCATCCGCCAGCCGGTGGGCGTGGTCACCTGCATCACCTCCTACAACAACCCCTGGGCCAACCCGGCCGGCAAGATCGCCCCCGCCCTCGCCATGGGCAACACGGTCGTGGTGAAACCCGCCCCCCAGGACCCCCTCTCCGTCTACCGCATGGCCGAGGCCCTGGAGGCGGCGGGCGTACCGCCGGGCGTGGTGAACGTGGTGAGCGGCTCGGGGGTGGAGGCCGGCGAGGCGGCGGTGGACTCGGCCGACGTGGACATGGTGAGCTTCACGGGCTCCACGGCGGTCGGGCGACGCATCGCGGAGGTCTGCGGCCGCGGCATGAAGCGCCAGCTGATGGAACTGGGCGGAAAAGGCGCGGCGATCGTCTTCGACGACGCGGACCTGACGTCCGCGGTGGCCGCTATCGGCACCACCTTCTCCTTCTACAGCGGCCAGATCTGCACGGCCCCGACACGGGTGATCGCGCAGCGGGGCGTGTACGACGAACTGGTGACCCAACTGGCGGAGTACGCGAGGCGATTGCCGGTGGGCGACCCGCGGGAGCGGGGCACCGTGGTGGGCCCGGTGATCTCGTCGGCCCACCGGGACCGCGTCGAGTCGTACGTCGAACTCGGCCGCAAGGAGGGCGCCCGGCTGGTGACCGGCGGCGAACGCCCGCCGCTGGACCATGGCTTCTACGTGACCCCCACCCTCCTCGCCGACTGCACCCCCGACATGAGGGTGGTCCGGGAGGAGATCTTCGGCCCGGTGGTCGTCGCCCTCCCCTTCGACGACGAGGACGAGGCGGTGACCCTGGCCAACGCCACCGACTACGGCCTCATCGACTACGTCTGGTCGGGAGACGTGTCCCGAGCCTTCCGCGTCGCCCGCCGCCTGCGAACGGGCGGGGTGGGGGTGAACACCGTCGGCCGCAACATGGAGGCCCCCTTCGGTGGTTTCAAGAAGAGCGGAGTGGGCCGAGACGTGGGCTCGTACGCGCTGCACGCGTACAGCGAGGTACAGGCGATCGTCTGGCCGGGGTGA